The following are encoded in a window of Ictalurus punctatus breed USDA103 chromosome 13, Coco_2.0, whole genome shotgun sequence genomic DNA:
- the ablim1b gene encoding actin-binding LIM protein 1 isoform X10: MVMVKEKVAHPQEAHRPPEKLVIQCYKCREPCKGEVLRVQSKHFHIKCFTCKVCGCDLAQGGFFMKNGEYLCTLDYQRLHGTRCHGCGNFVEGEVVTALGKTYHPTCFVCTICKRPFPAGDRVTFNGKDCLCQHCIQPMSPPPKDISASSNCAGCGRDIKNGQALLALDRQWHLGCFKCKACGKVLSGEYISKDGAPYCERDYQIHFGVQCEACHQYITGRVLEAGDKYYHPSCARCSRCNQMFTEGEEMYLQGSTVWHPDCKSNIKVEEKYREAQQRPGRKPRPFVIFLPLSKCESQCKTKGRGGSARGVRPLRRTEPTRSSSESICSRPGSSIPGSPGHTIYAKVDNEIIDYKDLAAIPRVKAIYDIERPDMISYESLHSTSSTLERQGRHSPGECQSTTGDQSPNRGHIKTMPQDASPMSAETGCYDIRERIMQRSTSQGSISSPMYSRHNYIPTLSKTPQHFHRPAGMLKLCSSLRSSNSDNRPTSPFRHHFLPHNKDSFCIGTEPSSGRSSPLSSRSATPTLFLTPKHFHVPDQGMNMYRKPPIYKQHDSAALAAQSKFAGDIIKSSKFPAAQAPRPDETAKIETDYWPCPPSLATLGSDMRSRSRDEEEEEQFKRRQLQEDHLSKIQSGLGKLILKEEMEKEMNKERYARSVAAQRYEPQHSNYAADPNSPTSKTSSLPGYGRNGLLRSTEFSQYNSYGDVCGGQRDFKVRE; the protein is encoded by the exons TGTGTGGTTGTGACCTGGCACAAGGTGGTTTCTTCATGAAGAATGGCGAGTATCTGTGCACACTGGACTACCAAAGGCTGCATGGAACACGCTGCCATGGCTGTGGGAACTTTGTTGAAGGAGAGGTGGTGACGGCCCTCGGGAAGACCTACCACCCCACCTGCTTCGTCTGCACCATCTGCAA ACGGCCATTTCCTGCTGGAGACCGCGTCACATTCAATGGAAAGGACTGTCTCTGCCAGCACTGCATCCAGCCAATGTCTCCTCCTCCCAAAGACATCAGTGCTTCCAGCA acTGTGCAGGCTGTGGCAGGGATATTAAAAATGGACAGGCTCTGCTAGCTTTGGACAGACAGTGGCATCTCGGCTGCTTCAAGTGCAAGGCCTGTGGCAAAGTTCTGAGTGGCGAATATATCAGCAA GGATGGTGCACCGTACTGTGAGAGAGACTACCAGATCCACTTTGGTGTGCAGTGTGAAGCCTGTCATCAGTATATAACGGGGAGGGTTCTGGAG GCAGGCGATAAATACTACCACCCCAGCTGTGCACGATGCAGCCGGTGCAACCAGATGTTCACGGAGGGGGAGGAGATGTACCTGCAAG GCTCTACAGTGTGGCATCCAGACTGTAAGAGCAACATCAAAGTAGAAGAGAAGTACAGG GAAGCACAACAGCGACCTGGCAGAAAGCCCCGTCCTTTTGTTATCTTTTTGCCCCTGTCTAAATGTGAGTCTCAGTGTAAGACGAAGGGCCGGGGTGGCTCTGCTCGAGGCGTACGTCCCCTGCGCAGGACGGAG CCCACAAGGTCTTCGTCGGAGAGTATCTGTTCTCGGCCGGGTTCCAGCATCCCCGGCTCTCCTGGTCACACCATCTAT GCAAAAGTAGACAATGAGATCATTGATTACAAGGACCTAGCAGCCATCCCCCGAGTCAAGGCCATTTATGACATAGAACGTCCAGACATGATATCCTACGAGTCTCTGCACTCCACCTCCTCTACCCTGGAGAGACAGGGCAGACACAGCCCTGGAGAG TGCCAGAGTACTACAGGTGACCAATCCCCCAACAGAGGCCAtattaaa ACCATGCCGCAAGATGCCTCCCCCATGTCAGCTGAGACT GGCTGTTATGACATTCGAGAACGCATCATGCAACGATCCACCAGCCAGGGCTCCATCAGCTCCCCGATGTACAGCCGACACAACTACATACCTACACTGTCTAAGACACCACAGCACTTCCACAGACCAG CAGGAATGCTGAAGCTCTGCTCCTCTTTGCGCTCTAGCAACAGTGACAACCGTCCCACTTCCCCTTTCCGACATCACTTCCTCCCCCATAACAAAG ATTCTTTCTGCATAG GCACTGAGCCATCAAGTGGCCGGAGTTCTCCCTTGTCCTCTCGCTCGGCCACCCCGACCCTCTTTCTGACCCCTAAACATTTCCACGTCCCAG ACCAAGGCATGAACATGTACAGAAAGCCACCAATCTACAAACAACATG ATTCAGCTGCACTCGCAGCCCAAAGCAAGTTTGCTGGTGACATCATCAAATCTTCCAAGTTCCCTGCTGCTCAAGCACCCCGACCGGATGAAACAGCAAAGATTGAGACTGACTACTGGCCCTGCCCTCCCTCCCTTGCAACCCTAG GTTCAGATATGAGGAGTCGCTCGcgagatgaagaggaggaggaacaaTTCAAACGAAGACAGCTCCAAGAAGATCATCTTAGCAAG ATCCAGTCTGGTCTTGGGAAGCTCATTTTGAaggaggagatggagaaggAAATGAACAAAGAGAGATATGCTCGCAGTGTGGCAGCCCAGCGGTACGAGCCTCAGCACTCCAACTATGCTGCAG ATCCCAACTCTCCCACGTCTAAAACCTCTTCACTGCCAGGATATGGACGCAACGGCCTTCTTCGG TCGACAGAATTCTCTCAGTATAACAGTTACGGGGATGTGTGTGGAGGTCAGAGAG ATTTCAAGGTACGTGAATGA
- the ablim1b gene encoding actin-binding LIM protein 1 isoform X8 yields MVMVKEKVAHPQEAHRPPEKLVIQCYKCREPCKGEVLRVQSKHFHIKCFTCKVCGCDLAQGGFFMKNGEYLCTLDYQRLHGTRCHGCGNFVEGEVVTALGKTYHPTCFVCTICKRPFPAGDRVTFNGKDCLCQHCIQPMSPPPKDISASSNCAGCGRDIKNGQALLALDRQWHLGCFKCKACGKVLSGEYISKDGAPYCERDYQIHFGVQCEACHQYITGRVLEAGDKYYHPSCARCSRCNQMFTEGEEMYLQGSTVWHPDCKSNIKVEEKYREAQQRPGRKPRPFVIFLPLSKCESQCKTKGRGGSARGVRPLRRTEPTRSSSESICSRPGSSIPGSPGHTIYAKVDNEIIDYKDLAAIPRVKAIYDIERPDMISYESLHSTSSTLERQGRHSPGECQSTTGDQSPNRGHIKTMPQDASPMSAETSPRTLSPTPSAEGCYDIRERIMQRSTSQGSISSPMYSRHNYIPTLSKTPQHFHRPAGMLKLCSSLRSSNSDNRPTSPFRHHFLPHNKGTEPSSGRSSPLSSRSATPTLFLTPKHFHVPDQGMNMYRKPPIYKQHAALAAQSKFAGDIIKSSKFPAAQAPRPDETAKIETDYWPCPPSLATLGSDMRSRSRDEEEEEQFKRRQLQEDHLSKIQSGLGKLILKEEMEKEMNKERYARSVAAQRYEPQHSNYAADPNSPTSKTSSLPGYGRNGLLRSTEFSQYNSYGDVCGGQRDFKVRE; encoded by the exons TGTGTGGTTGTGACCTGGCACAAGGTGGTTTCTTCATGAAGAATGGCGAGTATCTGTGCACACTGGACTACCAAAGGCTGCATGGAACACGCTGCCATGGCTGTGGGAACTTTGTTGAAGGAGAGGTGGTGACGGCCCTCGGGAAGACCTACCACCCCACCTGCTTCGTCTGCACCATCTGCAA ACGGCCATTTCCTGCTGGAGACCGCGTCACATTCAATGGAAAGGACTGTCTCTGCCAGCACTGCATCCAGCCAATGTCTCCTCCTCCCAAAGACATCAGTGCTTCCAGCA acTGTGCAGGCTGTGGCAGGGATATTAAAAATGGACAGGCTCTGCTAGCTTTGGACAGACAGTGGCATCTCGGCTGCTTCAAGTGCAAGGCCTGTGGCAAAGTTCTGAGTGGCGAATATATCAGCAA GGATGGTGCACCGTACTGTGAGAGAGACTACCAGATCCACTTTGGTGTGCAGTGTGAAGCCTGTCATCAGTATATAACGGGGAGGGTTCTGGAG GCAGGCGATAAATACTACCACCCCAGCTGTGCACGATGCAGCCGGTGCAACCAGATGTTCACGGAGGGGGAGGAGATGTACCTGCAAG GCTCTACAGTGTGGCATCCAGACTGTAAGAGCAACATCAAAGTAGAAGAGAAGTACAGG GAAGCACAACAGCGACCTGGCAGAAAGCCCCGTCCTTTTGTTATCTTTTTGCCCCTGTCTAAATGTGAGTCTCAGTGTAAGACGAAGGGCCGGGGTGGCTCTGCTCGAGGCGTACGTCCCCTGCGCAGGACGGAG CCCACAAGGTCTTCGTCGGAGAGTATCTGTTCTCGGCCGGGTTCCAGCATCCCCGGCTCTCCTGGTCACACCATCTAT GCAAAAGTAGACAATGAGATCATTGATTACAAGGACCTAGCAGCCATCCCCCGAGTCAAGGCCATTTATGACATAGAACGTCCAGACATGATATCCTACGAGTCTCTGCACTCCACCTCCTCTACCCTGGAGAGACAGGGCAGACACAGCCCTGGAGAG TGCCAGAGTACTACAGGTGACCAATCCCCCAACAGAGGCCAtattaaa ACCATGCCGCAAGATGCCTCCCCCATGTCAGCTGAGACT TCACCAAGAACCCTGTCTCCCACCCCGTCTGCTGAG GGCTGTTATGACATTCGAGAACGCATCATGCAACGATCCACCAGCCAGGGCTCCATCAGCTCCCCGATGTACAGCCGACACAACTACATACCTACACTGTCTAAGACACCACAGCACTTCCACAGACCAG CAGGAATGCTGAAGCTCTGCTCCTCTTTGCGCTCTAGCAACAGTGACAACCGTCCCACTTCCCCTTTCCGACATCACTTCCTCCCCCATAACAAAG GCACTGAGCCATCAAGTGGCCGGAGTTCTCCCTTGTCCTCTCGCTCGGCCACCCCGACCCTCTTTCTGACCCCTAAACATTTCCACGTCCCAG ACCAAGGCATGAACATGTACAGAAAGCCACCAATCTACAAACAACATG CTGCACTCGCAGCCCAAAGCAAGTTTGCTGGTGACATCATCAAATCTTCCAAGTTCCCTGCTGCTCAAGCACCCCGACCGGATGAAACAGCAAAGATTGAGACTGACTACTGGCCCTGCCCTCCCTCCCTTGCAACCCTAG GTTCAGATATGAGGAGTCGCTCGcgagatgaagaggaggaggaacaaTTCAAACGAAGACAGCTCCAAGAAGATCATCTTAGCAAG ATCCAGTCTGGTCTTGGGAAGCTCATTTTGAaggaggagatggagaaggAAATGAACAAAGAGAGATATGCTCGCAGTGTGGCAGCCCAGCGGTACGAGCCTCAGCACTCCAACTATGCTGCAG ATCCCAACTCTCCCACGTCTAAAACCTCTTCACTGCCAGGATATGGACGCAACGGCCTTCTTCGG TCGACAGAATTCTCTCAGTATAACAGTTACGGGGATGTGTGTGGAGGTCAGAGAG ATTTCAAGGTACGTGAATGA
- the ablim1b gene encoding actin-binding LIM protein 1 isoform X16 yields the protein MVMVKEKVAHPQEAHRPPEKLVIQCYKCREPCKGEVLRVQSKHFHIKCFTCKVCGCDLAQGGFFMKNGEYLCTLDYQRLHGTRCHGCGNFVEGEVVTALGKTYHPTCFVCTICKRPFPAGDRVTFNGKDCLCQHCIQPMSPPPKDISASSNCAGCGRDIKNGQALLALDRQWHLGCFKCKACGKVLSGEYISKDGAPYCERDYQIHFGVQCEACHQYITGRVLEAGDKYYHPSCARCSRCNQMFTEGEEMYLQGSTVWHPDCKSNIKVEEKYREAQQRPGRKPRPFVIFLPLSKCESQCKTKGRGGSARGVRPLRRTEPTRSSSESICSRPGSSIPGSPGHTIYAKVDNEIIDYKDLAAIPRVKAIYDIERPDMISYESLHSTSSTLERQGRHSPGECQSTTGDQSPNRGHIKTMPQDASPMSAETSPRTLSPTPSAEGCYDIRERIMQRSTSQGSISSPMYSRHNYIPTLSKTPQHFHRPAGMLKLCSSLRSSNSDNRPTSPFRHHFLPHNKDSFCIGTEPSSGRSSPLSSRSATPTLFLTPKHFHVPDQGMNMYRKPPIYKQHDMRSRSRDEEEEEQFKRRQLQEDHLSKIQSGLGKLILKEEMEKEMNKERYARSVAAQRYEPQHSNYAADPNSPTSKTSSLPGYGRNGLLRSTEFSQYNSYGDVCGGQRDFKVRE from the exons TGTGTGGTTGTGACCTGGCACAAGGTGGTTTCTTCATGAAGAATGGCGAGTATCTGTGCACACTGGACTACCAAAGGCTGCATGGAACACGCTGCCATGGCTGTGGGAACTTTGTTGAAGGAGAGGTGGTGACGGCCCTCGGGAAGACCTACCACCCCACCTGCTTCGTCTGCACCATCTGCAA ACGGCCATTTCCTGCTGGAGACCGCGTCACATTCAATGGAAAGGACTGTCTCTGCCAGCACTGCATCCAGCCAATGTCTCCTCCTCCCAAAGACATCAGTGCTTCCAGCA acTGTGCAGGCTGTGGCAGGGATATTAAAAATGGACAGGCTCTGCTAGCTTTGGACAGACAGTGGCATCTCGGCTGCTTCAAGTGCAAGGCCTGTGGCAAAGTTCTGAGTGGCGAATATATCAGCAA GGATGGTGCACCGTACTGTGAGAGAGACTACCAGATCCACTTTGGTGTGCAGTGTGAAGCCTGTCATCAGTATATAACGGGGAGGGTTCTGGAG GCAGGCGATAAATACTACCACCCCAGCTGTGCACGATGCAGCCGGTGCAACCAGATGTTCACGGAGGGGGAGGAGATGTACCTGCAAG GCTCTACAGTGTGGCATCCAGACTGTAAGAGCAACATCAAAGTAGAAGAGAAGTACAGG GAAGCACAACAGCGACCTGGCAGAAAGCCCCGTCCTTTTGTTATCTTTTTGCCCCTGTCTAAATGTGAGTCTCAGTGTAAGACGAAGGGCCGGGGTGGCTCTGCTCGAGGCGTACGTCCCCTGCGCAGGACGGAG CCCACAAGGTCTTCGTCGGAGAGTATCTGTTCTCGGCCGGGTTCCAGCATCCCCGGCTCTCCTGGTCACACCATCTAT GCAAAAGTAGACAATGAGATCATTGATTACAAGGACCTAGCAGCCATCCCCCGAGTCAAGGCCATTTATGACATAGAACGTCCAGACATGATATCCTACGAGTCTCTGCACTCCACCTCCTCTACCCTGGAGAGACAGGGCAGACACAGCCCTGGAGAG TGCCAGAGTACTACAGGTGACCAATCCCCCAACAGAGGCCAtattaaa ACCATGCCGCAAGATGCCTCCCCCATGTCAGCTGAGACT TCACCAAGAACCCTGTCTCCCACCCCGTCTGCTGAG GGCTGTTATGACATTCGAGAACGCATCATGCAACGATCCACCAGCCAGGGCTCCATCAGCTCCCCGATGTACAGCCGACACAACTACATACCTACACTGTCTAAGACACCACAGCACTTCCACAGACCAG CAGGAATGCTGAAGCTCTGCTCCTCTTTGCGCTCTAGCAACAGTGACAACCGTCCCACTTCCCCTTTCCGACATCACTTCCTCCCCCATAACAAAG ATTCTTTCTGCATAG GCACTGAGCCATCAAGTGGCCGGAGTTCTCCCTTGTCCTCTCGCTCGGCCACCCCGACCCTCTTTCTGACCCCTAAACATTTCCACGTCCCAG ACCAAGGCATGAACATGTACAGAAAGCCACCAATCTACAAACAACATG ATATGAGGAGTCGCTCGcgagatgaagaggaggaggaacaaTTCAAACGAAGACAGCTCCAAGAAGATCATCTTAGCAAG ATCCAGTCTGGTCTTGGGAAGCTCATTTTGAaggaggagatggagaaggAAATGAACAAAGAGAGATATGCTCGCAGTGTGGCAGCCCAGCGGTACGAGCCTCAGCACTCCAACTATGCTGCAG ATCCCAACTCTCCCACGTCTAAAACCTCTTCACTGCCAGGATATGGACGCAACGGCCTTCTTCGG TCGACAGAATTCTCTCAGTATAACAGTTACGGGGATGTGTGTGGAGGTCAGAGAG ATTTCAAGGTACGTGAATGA
- the ablim1b gene encoding actin-binding LIM protein 1 isoform X11, with the protein MVMVKEKVAHPQEAHRPPEKLVIQCYKCREPCKGEVLRVQSKHFHIKCFTCKVCGCDLAQGGFFMKNGEYLCTLDYQRLHGTRCHGCGNFVEGEVVTALGKTYHPTCFVCTICKRPFPAGDRVTFNGKDCLCQHCIQPMSPPPKDISASSNCAGCGRDIKNGQALLALDRQWHLGCFKCKACGKVLSGEYISKDGAPYCERDYQIHFGVQCEACHQYITGRVLEAGDKYYHPSCARCSRCNQMFTEGEEMYLQGSTVWHPDCKSNIKVEEKYREAQQRPGRKPRPFVIFLPLSKCESQCKTKGRGGSARGVRPLRRTEPTRSSSESICSRPGSSIPGSPGHTIYAKVDNEIIDYKDLAAIPRVKAIYDIERPDMISYESLHSTSSTLERQGRHSPGECQSTTGDQSPNRGHIKGCYDIRERIMQRSTSQGSISSPMYSRHNYIPTLSKTPQHFHRPAGMLKLCSSLRSSNSDNRPTSPFRHHFLPHNKDSFCIGTEPSSGRSSPLSSRSATPTLFLTPKHFHVPDQGMNMYRKPPIYKQHDSAALAAQSKFAGDIIKSSKFPAAQAPRPDETAKIETDYWPCPPSLATLGSDMRSRSRDEEEEEQFKRRQLQEDHLSKIQSGLGKLILKEEMEKEMNKERYARSVAAQRYEPQHSNYAADPNSPTSKTSSLPGYGRNGLLRSTEFSQYNSYGDVCGGQRDFKVRE; encoded by the exons TGTGTGGTTGTGACCTGGCACAAGGTGGTTTCTTCATGAAGAATGGCGAGTATCTGTGCACACTGGACTACCAAAGGCTGCATGGAACACGCTGCCATGGCTGTGGGAACTTTGTTGAAGGAGAGGTGGTGACGGCCCTCGGGAAGACCTACCACCCCACCTGCTTCGTCTGCACCATCTGCAA ACGGCCATTTCCTGCTGGAGACCGCGTCACATTCAATGGAAAGGACTGTCTCTGCCAGCACTGCATCCAGCCAATGTCTCCTCCTCCCAAAGACATCAGTGCTTCCAGCA acTGTGCAGGCTGTGGCAGGGATATTAAAAATGGACAGGCTCTGCTAGCTTTGGACAGACAGTGGCATCTCGGCTGCTTCAAGTGCAAGGCCTGTGGCAAAGTTCTGAGTGGCGAATATATCAGCAA GGATGGTGCACCGTACTGTGAGAGAGACTACCAGATCCACTTTGGTGTGCAGTGTGAAGCCTGTCATCAGTATATAACGGGGAGGGTTCTGGAG GCAGGCGATAAATACTACCACCCCAGCTGTGCACGATGCAGCCGGTGCAACCAGATGTTCACGGAGGGGGAGGAGATGTACCTGCAAG GCTCTACAGTGTGGCATCCAGACTGTAAGAGCAACATCAAAGTAGAAGAGAAGTACAGG GAAGCACAACAGCGACCTGGCAGAAAGCCCCGTCCTTTTGTTATCTTTTTGCCCCTGTCTAAATGTGAGTCTCAGTGTAAGACGAAGGGCCGGGGTGGCTCTGCTCGAGGCGTACGTCCCCTGCGCAGGACGGAG CCCACAAGGTCTTCGTCGGAGAGTATCTGTTCTCGGCCGGGTTCCAGCATCCCCGGCTCTCCTGGTCACACCATCTAT GCAAAAGTAGACAATGAGATCATTGATTACAAGGACCTAGCAGCCATCCCCCGAGTCAAGGCCATTTATGACATAGAACGTCCAGACATGATATCCTACGAGTCTCTGCACTCCACCTCCTCTACCCTGGAGAGACAGGGCAGACACAGCCCTGGAGAG TGCCAGAGTACTACAGGTGACCAATCCCCCAACAGAGGCCAtattaaa GGCTGTTATGACATTCGAGAACGCATCATGCAACGATCCACCAGCCAGGGCTCCATCAGCTCCCCGATGTACAGCCGACACAACTACATACCTACACTGTCTAAGACACCACAGCACTTCCACAGACCAG CAGGAATGCTGAAGCTCTGCTCCTCTTTGCGCTCTAGCAACAGTGACAACCGTCCCACTTCCCCTTTCCGACATCACTTCCTCCCCCATAACAAAG ATTCTTTCTGCATAG GCACTGAGCCATCAAGTGGCCGGAGTTCTCCCTTGTCCTCTCGCTCGGCCACCCCGACCCTCTTTCTGACCCCTAAACATTTCCACGTCCCAG ACCAAGGCATGAACATGTACAGAAAGCCACCAATCTACAAACAACATG ATTCAGCTGCACTCGCAGCCCAAAGCAAGTTTGCTGGTGACATCATCAAATCTTCCAAGTTCCCTGCTGCTCAAGCACCCCGACCGGATGAAACAGCAAAGATTGAGACTGACTACTGGCCCTGCCCTCCCTCCCTTGCAACCCTAG GTTCAGATATGAGGAGTCGCTCGcgagatgaagaggaggaggaacaaTTCAAACGAAGACAGCTCCAAGAAGATCATCTTAGCAAG ATCCAGTCTGGTCTTGGGAAGCTCATTTTGAaggaggagatggagaaggAAATGAACAAAGAGAGATATGCTCGCAGTGTGGCAGCCCAGCGGTACGAGCCTCAGCACTCCAACTATGCTGCAG ATCCCAACTCTCCCACGTCTAAAACCTCTTCACTGCCAGGATATGGACGCAACGGCCTTCTTCGG TCGACAGAATTCTCTCAGTATAACAGTTACGGGGATGTGTGTGGAGGTCAGAGAG ATTTCAAGGTACGTGAATGA
- the ablim1b gene encoding actin-binding LIM protein 1 isoform X6 produces the protein MVMVKEKVAHPQEAHRPPEKLVIQCYKCREPCKGEVLRVQSKHFHIKCFTCKVCGCDLAQGGFFMKNGEYLCTLDYQRLHGTRCHGCGNFVEGEVVTALGKTYHPTCFVCTICKRPFPAGDRVTFNGKDCLCQHCIQPMSPPPKDISASSNCAGCGRDIKNGQALLALDRQWHLGCFKCKACGKVLSGEYISKDGAPYCERDYQIHFGVQCEACHQYITGRVLEAGDKYYHPSCARCSRCNQMFTEGEEMYLQGSTVWHPDCKSNIKVEEKYREAQQRPGRKPRPFVIFLPLSKCESQCKTKGRGGSARGVRPLRRTEPTRSSSESICSRPGSSIPGSPGHTIYAKVDNEIIDYKDLAAIPRVKAIYDIERPDMISYESLHSTSSTLERQGRHSPGECQSTTGDQSPNRGHIKTMPQDASPMSAETSPRTLSPTPSAEGCYDIRERIMQRSTSQGSISSPMYSRHNYIPTLSKTPQHFHRPGMLKLCSSLRSSNSDNRPTSPFRHHFLPHNKGTEPSSGRSSPLSSRSATPTLFLTPKHFHVPDQGMNMYRKPPIYKQHDSAALAAQSKFAGDIIKSSKFPAAQAPRPDETAKIETDYWPCPPSLATLGSDMRSRSRDEEEEEQFKRRQLQEDHLSKIQSGLGKLILKEEMEKEMNKERYARSVAAQRYEPQHSNYAADPNSPTSKTSSLPGYGRNGLLRSTEFSQYNSYGDVCGGQRDFKVRE, from the exons TGTGTGGTTGTGACCTGGCACAAGGTGGTTTCTTCATGAAGAATGGCGAGTATCTGTGCACACTGGACTACCAAAGGCTGCATGGAACACGCTGCCATGGCTGTGGGAACTTTGTTGAAGGAGAGGTGGTGACGGCCCTCGGGAAGACCTACCACCCCACCTGCTTCGTCTGCACCATCTGCAA ACGGCCATTTCCTGCTGGAGACCGCGTCACATTCAATGGAAAGGACTGTCTCTGCCAGCACTGCATCCAGCCAATGTCTCCTCCTCCCAAAGACATCAGTGCTTCCAGCA acTGTGCAGGCTGTGGCAGGGATATTAAAAATGGACAGGCTCTGCTAGCTTTGGACAGACAGTGGCATCTCGGCTGCTTCAAGTGCAAGGCCTGTGGCAAAGTTCTGAGTGGCGAATATATCAGCAA GGATGGTGCACCGTACTGTGAGAGAGACTACCAGATCCACTTTGGTGTGCAGTGTGAAGCCTGTCATCAGTATATAACGGGGAGGGTTCTGGAG GCAGGCGATAAATACTACCACCCCAGCTGTGCACGATGCAGCCGGTGCAACCAGATGTTCACGGAGGGGGAGGAGATGTACCTGCAAG GCTCTACAGTGTGGCATCCAGACTGTAAGAGCAACATCAAAGTAGAAGAGAAGTACAGG GAAGCACAACAGCGACCTGGCAGAAAGCCCCGTCCTTTTGTTATCTTTTTGCCCCTGTCTAAATGTGAGTCTCAGTGTAAGACGAAGGGCCGGGGTGGCTCTGCTCGAGGCGTACGTCCCCTGCGCAGGACGGAG CCCACAAGGTCTTCGTCGGAGAGTATCTGTTCTCGGCCGGGTTCCAGCATCCCCGGCTCTCCTGGTCACACCATCTAT GCAAAAGTAGACAATGAGATCATTGATTACAAGGACCTAGCAGCCATCCCCCGAGTCAAGGCCATTTATGACATAGAACGTCCAGACATGATATCCTACGAGTCTCTGCACTCCACCTCCTCTACCCTGGAGAGACAGGGCAGACACAGCCCTGGAGAG TGCCAGAGTACTACAGGTGACCAATCCCCCAACAGAGGCCAtattaaa ACCATGCCGCAAGATGCCTCCCCCATGTCAGCTGAGACT TCACCAAGAACCCTGTCTCCCACCCCGTCTGCTGAG GGCTGTTATGACATTCGAGAACGCATCATGCAACGATCCACCAGCCAGGGCTCCATCAGCTCCCCGATGTACAGCCGACACAACTACATACCTACACTGTCTAAGACACCACAGCACTTCCACAGACCAG GAATGCTGAAGCTCTGCTCCTCTTTGCGCTCTAGCAACAGTGACAACCGTCCCACTTCCCCTTTCCGACATCACTTCCTCCCCCATAACAAAG GCACTGAGCCATCAAGTGGCCGGAGTTCTCCCTTGTCCTCTCGCTCGGCCACCCCGACCCTCTTTCTGACCCCTAAACATTTCCACGTCCCAG ACCAAGGCATGAACATGTACAGAAAGCCACCAATCTACAAACAACATG ATTCAGCTGCACTCGCAGCCCAAAGCAAGTTTGCTGGTGACATCATCAAATCTTCCAAGTTCCCTGCTGCTCAAGCACCCCGACCGGATGAAACAGCAAAGATTGAGACTGACTACTGGCCCTGCCCTCCCTCCCTTGCAACCCTAG GTTCAGATATGAGGAGTCGCTCGcgagatgaagaggaggaggaacaaTTCAAACGAAGACAGCTCCAAGAAGATCATCTTAGCAAG ATCCAGTCTGGTCTTGGGAAGCTCATTTTGAaggaggagatggagaaggAAATGAACAAAGAGAGATATGCTCGCAGTGTGGCAGCCCAGCGGTACGAGCCTCAGCACTCCAACTATGCTGCAG ATCCCAACTCTCCCACGTCTAAAACCTCTTCACTGCCAGGATATGGACGCAACGGCCTTCTTCGG TCGACAGAATTCTCTCAGTATAACAGTTACGGGGATGTGTGTGGAGGTCAGAGAG ATTTCAAGGTACGTGAATGA